Genomic window (bacterium):
GATTATGTTAAAAAAAACACAGACAAAAAAAGCAACTAATTGGGCCGATCCAAAACGAAGGAGAAAATGTTACTTTTGTGTGGATAAAAAGAAAGAAATTGACTATAAAGATATTGATGGTTTAAGAAGATACATATCTGAA
Coding sequences:
- the rpsR gene encoding 30S ribosomal protein S18, with translation MLKKTQTKKATNWADPKRRRKCYFCVDKKKEIDYKDIDGLRRYISERGKILNRRITKNCAKHQRLVTRAIKQARNLAILPYTVE